One Castanea sativa cultivar Marrone di Chiusa Pesio chromosome 4, ASM4071231v1 DNA window includes the following coding sequences:
- the LOC142632602 gene encoding uncharacterized protein LOC142632602, producing MRSSEEFSALKGIGQLAEKMVEMKKNVSYPLVYSLVTLALILPVATATVERAFSAMNIIKNRLRNRIGDQWMNDCLVTYIEKDIFKTIECEEIMQRFQNMKNRRGQLSKIS from the coding sequence ATGCGGTCCTCTGAAGAGTTTTCAGCACTTAAAGGAATTGGACAGCTTGCTGAAAAGAtggtagaaatgaaaaagaatgttTCATATCCATTGGTTTACTCATTAGTGACTTTGGCATTGATCTTACCAGTTGCAACAGCTACTGTTGAAAGAGCTTTTTCAGCaatgaacataattaaaaatcgaTTACGCAATCGAATAGgagatcagtggatgaatgattgcttagtCACATATATTGAGAAAGATATATTCAAGACTATTGAGTGTGAAGAAATTATGCAgcggtttcaaaatatgaaaaatcgtcGAGGGCAATTGAGTAAAATAAGCTag